The genomic window CACCAGGGACCGGGCCGTGGCGCTGACACCGCTCAACATGTCCCTGGCCCGCGACCTCGTTTCGCGCACCCGGGTGGCCGCCAATTTCCCGGGCGCGGCCGGCCAGCCGGCCGTGGACGTGGACGCGCTGTGCCTGACGCTCAACCAGGTCTCCCAGTGCGTGGCCGACCTGGAGCGCATCGCGGCCATCGACTTGAACCCCGTCCTGGCCCAGCCGGGCGGCGTGCAGGTCATCGGCGCCTCCATCCGCCTGGCCCCCGAGCCCGAACCCGACCCCCACCGCCTGGCCATCCGGCCCTACCCCAGGGAACTGGAGGAATGCGTGACCCTGCGGAGCGGCCGCCACGCCCTGCTGCGCCCCATCCGGCCCGAGGACGAACCGGCCCACTTCGAATTCTTCAAGCACCTCTCGCCCGAGGACTTGCGCTTCCGGTTTTTCGGGGTGGTGCGCGAGCTGACCCACACCGAGATGGCCAAGCTCACCCAGATTGACTACGAGCGCGAGATGGCGTTTATTGCCACCGCCCCGGACGCCCGGGGCACGCCCGAAACCCTCGGCGTGGTGCGGGCCTCGACCCGGCCGGACAATTCCTCGGCGGAATTCGCGGTCATCATCCGCTCGGATTTGAAGGGCCAGGGCCTGGGACGGCTGCTCATGGAAAAGATCGTCCGCTACTGCAAGGGGCGCGGCACCCGGGAACTGACCGGGCAGGCGCTCATGGAAAACGGCGGCATGCAGGGCCTGGCCGAAAAGCTCGGCTTTTCCGTGGTGCGCAACTACGACGAGGACGTGGTGGAAATGCGCCTGCCCCTAAACGATCCCGGCCCCGGCGAGGCCCTGCGGTGACCGCCGACAAGCCCGCGGCCGAAGAGGCCGTCCCGGCCCAGGAACTCAAGGCCTACCTGCCCATCAAGACCCTGTCCCTGCGCCCCTGGGGCAAGGGGCGCTTTTCCGTCTACGTGCGCAAGGGAAACGGCCTGGTCCTGTACGCCACGCGCGGCGCGGCCTTTTCCGCCGACCAGCTCTCCCGGCTGCGGGCCATGGGCGTGGCCACGGTCTACATCCACAAAGGGGAGATGCGCCATTACGAGAACTATCTGCGCGAGGCCCTGGGCGAGGTGCTCCTTGACGAATCCATCCCCCTGGCCGACCGGGCCGAGGTCTGGCATGCCAGCGCCGCCAACCTGGCCCGGGGCGTGCTCGAGGAAAAGCTCCCCCACAGCCTGAGCCGCAGCCGCTTCGACCAGGTCGGCAAGCTCGTGCGCCAGTCCATCGGCTTCCTCCAGGGTCCCGACGCCGTCAAGAACGTGGCCAAGCTCATCAGCAAGGGCTACCAGGAATACCAGCACGGCCTGGCCGTCATGGTGCTCACCTCGCTCGTGCTCATGGACCGGCCGGGCGTGGACGAGGAACTGCTGGTCAAGGTCGGCGTGGGGGCGCTGCTGCACGACGTGGGCAAGCTCGGGCTGCCCGAGGGGCTGCTGGAGCGCCGGCCGGACGGCTGGGCCCCGGAGGAGGAAACGGCCTTCCGCTCCCACCCGGCGCTGGGCGTGGGGCTGTGCGTGGGCCTGCCCCTGCCGCCGGAAACCCTGCACTGCATCCTGTTCCACCACGAGCAGGAGGACGGCAAGGGCTTTCCGGCCGGCCTGCCTTCCGCCGGTATCCCCAACTATGTCAAGGCGCTCGCCGTGTGCAACACCTACGACGCCCTGACCCGGGCCTGCGTCTGGCGGCCGGCCTATCCGCCCTTCGAGGCCCTGCGCAAGATGGAGGCCCGCAAGGAAACCCTGGACAAGGCCTTCTTCAAGCGGCTGATCATGATCCTGGCCGACGCCGAGGTGCTCCAGGGCGGCGGCAAGGCGGCCAAAAAGGGCGAACTGCCGCCCACGCCCCAGCCGCCCCAAACGGCCCAGGCCGCCCCCCCCGCCGGGCCGGCCCAGCCGGCGGGCTCGCCCCAGGCCCCGCCCGCCCCGGGCGCCAACGCCAACGGGCAAGGAAGCTAGGCCATGCCCGCGAGCGTGGCCTACGCCCCGGCCGCGTTCGCCGAGGCGGCCGAGGGCGCCTCCCGGCTGCGGCTTGCGGCCGGCACGCACCCGCCGCGCCTGACCGTCTGCCTGCCCCACGCCCACAAGGACCACGTCTTCGGGGGAGTCAGTTCCGTGCTGGAGCTGGCCCGGTTCCTCGCGCCCCGCTATCCGCGCCTGCGTTTCGTCAGTCTTTCCCCCCTGCCCGAGGCCGGCTCGCGGCTCGACCTGTCGCCTTTCGCCAAGGGCCGCGAGGCCGCCCCGCCCGAACTCGCCGACCTGCACGGCGACACCCCCCTGGCCGTGGACGCCGGGGACATCTTCCTGTGCTCGTTTTGGCGGTCCGTGCTGGTCTGGGAGGCTTTCGCCGGCCTGCTGGGCCGGCAGGGACGGCCGGCCAACCCGTTTTATTATTTCATCCAGGACTGGGAACCGGGCTTTTATCCCCTGGGCCTCGACCACCTGCTGGCCGAGGCCAGCTACGGCCACGGGCAGTCCTGCCTGGCCGTGGTCAATTCCCTGGAGCTGGCCCGTTTCCTGGCCCAAAAACGCTACGGCTTCGGCCGGACGGTCGCCGTGCGGCCGTCGCTCAACCCGCACCTGGCCCAGGCGCTCTCCGCCCTGGGCCGCAAGCTGCCGCCACGGCCCACGGACCGGCTCACCATCCTGGCCTACGGCCGCCCGGGGCATCCGCGCAACTGCTTCCCGGCCGTCCTCGACGGCCTGTGGCGGTGGCTTGCCGCGTTCCGGCCGGCCCTGCCCGGCCCGGTGACCCTGCTCAGCGCCGGCACGCCCCACGAGAACATCGTCTTCCCGGACGGCAGCGAACTGACGAGCCTGGGCATGCTGTCGCTGCCCGACTACGCGGCCACGCTGTTGCAAAGCCATGTCGGCATCGCGTTCATGGCCTCGCCCCACCCGTCCTATCCGCCGCTGGAGATGGCGGCCTTCGGCCTGGAAGTCGTGACCAACGCCTTTGCCGGCAAGGACCTGTCAAAGGCCCATCCGGCCATTCGCAACGCCCCGCCCCATCGCCCGGCCGAGACGGCGGCGGCCCTGCGCGAGGCCGTGACGGCCGCGCTGGCCGGCGCCGGCCAGCTCCGGCCGGCCGTGCTGCCGGCCTCGCTTTGCCCGGACGGCTGGCAGACCAACTTCCGCCGGGCGGCAATACCGATCCTGAGGCCAAGCGCGTGACCCCCGACCGGGCCAGCCCGTCCCCGACCGCCGCCACCCCCCGCCGGGTGGACCTGACCCGGGCGACCTTTCTCATTCCCCTCAAGTTCGATTCCCTGAAGCGGGTACGCAACCTCCTCGTGGCGTTGCGCGTGTTGACCAGGTACGCGGACACGGCGATCCGGCTCGTCGAAACCGGCCGGCGGCCGTCTTTCGAGCCCCACCTGCGCGGTCTCGGCCGGGCCGTCCGCTACGCCTTCCTGCCCGACGACGCGCCCTTTTTCCATCGCACCCGGCTGCTCAACCGGATGGTCCGGGAGGCGACCACGCCCGTGGTGGTCGTGTGCGACGCCGACGTGGCCTGCCATCCCGCCAACCTGCGGCGGGCCATACGCCTGGCCGAGGGGGAGGCGGACGTGGTCCTGCCCTACGACGGCCGCTTCCTGGACGTGCCCGAGCCGCTCATTCCCCGGCTCCTCGGCGACCCCCGGCGGTTCCCCGGCGAAAAGGAATGCCGGCTGCTCTATCCCGACGGCACGGGCGGCATGGTCTTTTTCAAGAAGGCCTGCCTGCTGGCCGCCGGGCTCTACAACGAGCGCTTCAAGTCCTGGGGCCACGAGGACCGGGAGTTGTTGCACCGCCTGGCCGTTTTCGGCCATCCTGTCCGGCGCGTCGCCGGCCCCATGCTCCACCTGCACCATCCCCGGTTCGCCGACAGCCACCCCATGAAAAACCCCCACTTCGCCGCCAACTGCCGGGAATACGACCGGATACGCGCCCTGGCCCCCGAAGCGCTGGCGGCCGAGGCCGCCGCCTTCCCCTGGCTGGCCGAAACGAATCCGCCCCTGTTCCCGGAAAACGGAGCGCCCTGCCCATGAACCGCCTGGCCTGGCTGGCCAATCCGCTTTTCGCCCGGGCCCTGGACACGGTCCTGGCCCCTTTCGGCTGGCGGGTGGACCACCTCCCGGTGCCGGCCCACCGCTTTTTCACCTGGGACGAGCTGGTGGCCGCCTTCGGCTTCGTCCCCGACGCCCTGGTCTACGGCGACATGAGCGTGCCACCCATGCTGCTCGGGCTCGAAGCCTATCCGTGCCTGACGGCGTTCGCCTGCGTGGATTCCCACATCCACGCCTGGTATCCGCTCTACGCCCAGGCCTTCGACCTGTGCCTGGTCGGGCTGGCCGACCACCTGCCGGGCTTTGCCGGCCCGTTTTTGCCGGCCGATCGTCTGCTCTGGTCGCCGCCCTTCGCCGCCGCGGCCGACCGGCCCGGCCCCCAAGGCCTGGACGGCCCCAAGGCCACGGACCTGGTCTTCGTGGGCAAGGACGACCCGGCGCTCACCCCGGTGCGCAGCGCCCTGCTGGCCCGGCTGCGGGGGCGTTTCCCCGGCTTCCGGTCGTTTCGCGGCCCCTACCGCGAGGCTTTCCGGCAGGCGAGGCTCGTGCTCAATATCGCCGAGCACGGCGACCTCAACTACCGGGTCTTCGAGGCCCTGGGCTGCGGCGCGGCCCTGGTCACGCCGCGCGTCGGCCACGGCCAGGACGCGCTTTTCACCGACGGCCGGGACCTGTTCCTCTACGACCAGGACGATTTCGACGGGCTGTGCCGGCTGGTCGAGGCCCTTCTGGCCGACCCGGCCCGCCGCGCCCGGGCCGCCGCCTCGGGGCTGGCCACCGTCGACGCCGGCCACCGGGACGTCCACCGAGCCCGGGCCTTCGCCGACCGCTTCCTGGCCCCGCCCCACGAAGAAGTTGTCGCGGCCAGGCAACACCGCGCCCCGGCCATCCAC from Solidesulfovibrio sp. includes these protein-coding regions:
- a CDS encoding HD domain-containing phosphohydrolase — its product is MTADKPAAEEAVPAQELKAYLPIKTLSLRPWGKGRFSVYVRKGNGLVLYATRGAAFSADQLSRLRAMGVATVYIHKGEMRHYENYLREALGEVLLDESIPLADRAEVWHASAANLARGVLEEKLPHSLSRSRFDQVGKLVRQSIGFLQGPDAVKNVAKLISKGYQEYQHGLAVMVLTSLVLMDRPGVDEELLVKVGVGALLHDVGKLGLPEGLLERRPDGWAPEEETAFRSHPALGVGLCVGLPLPPETLHCILFHHEQEDGKGFPAGLPSAGIPNYVKALAVCNTYDALTRACVWRPAYPPFEALRKMEARKETLDKAFFKRLIMILADAEVLQGGGKAAKKGELPPTPQPPQTAQAAPPAGPAQPAGSPQAPPAPGANANGQGS
- a CDS encoding galactosyltransferase-related protein; this translates as MTPDRASPSPTAATPRRVDLTRATFLIPLKFDSLKRVRNLLVALRVLTRYADTAIRLVETGRRPSFEPHLRGLGRAVRYAFLPDDAPFFHRTRLLNRMVREATTPVVVVCDADVACHPANLRRAIRLAEGEADVVLPYDGRFLDVPEPLIPRLLGDPRRFPGEKECRLLYPDGTGGMVFFKKACLLAAGLYNERFKSWGHEDRELLHRLAVFGHPVRRVAGPMLHLHHPRFADSHPMKNPHFAANCREYDRIRALAPEALAAEAAAFPWLAETNPPLFPENGAPCP
- a CDS encoding glycosyltransferase, which gives rise to MNRLAWLANPLFARALDTVLAPFGWRVDHLPVPAHRFFTWDELVAAFGFVPDALVYGDMSVPPMLLGLEAYPCLTAFACVDSHIHAWYPLYAQAFDLCLVGLADHLPGFAGPFLPADRLLWSPPFAAAADRPGPQGLDGPKATDLVFVGKDDPALTPVRSALLARLRGRFPGFRSFRGPYREAFRQARLVLNIAEHGDLNYRVFEALGCGAALVTPRVGHGQDALFTDGRDLFLYDQDDFDGLCRLVEALLADPARRARAAASGLATVDAGHRDVHRARAFADRFLAPPHEEVVAARQHRAPAIHARVLRPLFLHWAEACRADPALAARFLAAARP